The Planctomycetota bacterium genome window below encodes:
- a CDS encoding nucleoside monophosphate kinase produces MDNGQTNGVANGHVLEDPVPPPAEPYKAILLFGPPGSGKGTQGRILSAIPGFFHSATGDIFRSLDLQSHAGRVFWEYASHGELVPDEFTIDVWRQFIRGMEMINQFHPETELLILDGVPRSVRQAKLLEDTIEVVRIIHLKADFEKMVERLKRRAFKENRVDDAKDDVIRRRMRVYEETTRPLLDHYDDDLVVEIDATQSQIRVLERIIEMLVPLKEQIDAKTGDSFVAPNAPLPAATV; encoded by the coding sequence ATGGACAACGGGCAGACCAACGGCGTTGCGAACGGTCACGTGCTTGAGGACCCCGTCCCACCGCCGGCCGAGCCGTACAAGGCGATCCTGCTGTTCGGCCCACCCGGATCGGGCAAAGGTACCCAGGGCCGAATCCTCTCGGCCATCCCCGGCTTTTTCCACTCGGCCACCGGCGACATCTTCCGCAGCCTCGACCTCCAGTCGCACGCCGGCCGGGTCTTCTGGGAGTACGCCAGTCACGGCGAGCTCGTACCCGACGAATTCACGATCGACGTGTGGCGGCAGTTCATCCGTGGCATGGAGATGATCAACCAGTTCCACCCGGAGACCGAGCTGCTCATTCTCGACGGCGTGCCCCGCAGCGTCCGCCAGGCCAAGCTGCTGGAGGACACGATCGAGGTTGTCCGCATCATCCACCTCAAGGCCGACTTCGAGAAGATGGTCGAGCGGCTCAAGCGTCGTGCGTTCAAGGAAAACCGCGTCGACGACGCGAAGGACGACGTGATTCGCCGTCGCATGCGGGTCTACGAAGAGACGACGCGGCCGCTGCTGGACCACTACGACGACGACTTGGTCGTCGAGATCGACGCGACGCAGAGTCAGATTCGCGTGCTGGAGCGGATCATCGAGATGCTCGTTCCGCTGAAGGAGCAGATCGACGCCAAGACGGGTGACAGCTTCGTCGCACCCAACGCCCCGCTACCAGCTGCGACGGTGTGA
- a CDS encoding sulfotransferase family 2 domain-containing protein, producing MILSYEKQFLFIHVGKTAGTNVARALEPYAHRPEVTTPAKWLDKIGIHVNYLGPHRWRRFRIHATAATAKRHLPTHVWDGLFKFAFVRNPYARLLSQYHFMLREMRHHHHETVTRLGSFDAYVAWEHRRDKRTQSSALLDRDGRCLVDFVGRFETLSSDFAHVCERISVDATLPAEERPPKPFADAFANPETRRLADELIGRDAEVFGYDLDGPLSTTEELNAVLKATAPTSAVA from the coding sequence ATGATCCTGTCGTACGAGAAGCAGTTTCTCTTCATCCACGTCGGCAAGACGGCCGGGACGAACGTCGCGCGGGCACTGGAGCCGTACGCCCATCGGCCGGAGGTCACGACGCCTGCGAAGTGGCTCGACAAGATCGGCATCCACGTCAACTACCTCGGCCCGCATCGCTGGCGACGCTTCCGCATCCACGCCACCGCCGCCACCGCCAAGCGACACCTGCCGACGCATGTTTGGGACGGCCTGTTCAAGTTCGCGTTCGTGCGAAATCCCTACGCGCGTCTTCTGAGTCAGTACCACTTCATGCTTCGTGAGATGCGGCATCACCACCACGAGACGGTGACCAGGCTCGGCAGCTTCGACGCCTACGTCGCCTGGGAACACCGCCGCGACAAGCGGACGCAGTCGTCGGCCCTGCTGGATCGCGACGGGCGATGCCTGGTCGACTTCGTCGGCCGGTTCGAGACGTTGTCGTCCGACTTCGCCCACGTTTGCGAACGGATCAGCGTCGATGCGACGCTGCCTGCCGAAGAGCGGCCGCCCAAGCCCTTCGCGGACGCGTTTGCCAATCCCGAGACGCGGCGTCTGGCAGACGAACTTATCGGGCGAGACGCGGAGGTCTTCGGCTACGACCTCGACGGGCCGCTATCGACCACGGAGGAGTTGAACGCGGTTTTGAAGGCAACCGCGCCAACGTCGGCGGTGGCCTGA